A genomic window from Denticeps clupeoides chromosome 11, fDenClu1.1, whole genome shotgun sequence includes:
- the gas1a gene encoding growth arrest-specific protein 1a, with amino-acid sequence MAAPGARGLLWPLGCALLLLGCWSAASPAHGRRLICWHAIMNCHGEERCKYAYEQYLGACSSILNGHRKKCPSHCISSLVQLNATQNGPALEDCSCASDARCLETKRAIEPCLPRTTNMGCTEARRQCERDPQCRHAMTDYLDHCGKLFSGASCTHACRDVIAQMRRIPVAQRLDTCVCDGAERAICEFVKVSMRNLCFGAPPPDDDDDVDDEGSGGAGGGWADWDDDEDAARRPEGRARESGGSGALRPGPASALALLLLLAFL; translated from the coding sequence ATGGCCGCCCCCGGCGCCCGCGGGCTGCTGTGGCCGCTCGGCTGCGCGCTCCTCCTCCTGGGCTGCTGGTCCGCAGCCTCCCCCGCGCACGGCCGCCGGCTCATCTGCTGGCACGCCATCATGAACTGCCACGGCGAGGAGCGCTGCAAGTACGCCTACGAGCAGTACCTGGGCGCCTGCTCGTCCATCCTCAACGGGCACCGCAAGAAGTGCCCCAGCCACTGCATCTCGTCCCTGGTGCAGCTCAACGCCACCCAGAACGGGCCGGCCCTGGAGGACTGCAGCTGCGCCTCCGACGCCCGGTGCCTGGAGACCAAGCGGGCCATCGAGCCGTGCCTGCCGCGCACCACCAACATGGGCTGCACCGAGGCCCGGCGCCAGTGCGAGAGGGACCCGCAGTGCCGCCACGCCATGACCGACTACCTGGACCACTGCGGGAAGCTGTTCAGCGGCGCCAGCTGCACCCACGCGTGCCGGGACGTCATCGCGCAGATGCGCCGGATCCCCGTCGCGCAGCGCCTGGACACGTGCGTGTGCGACGGGGCCGAGCGCGCCATCTGCGAGTTCGTCAAGGTCAGCATGCGGAACCTGTGCTTCGGCGCGCCGCCGccggacgacgacgacgacgtgGACGACGAGGGCAGCGGCGGCGCCGGCGGCGGCTGGGCGGACTGGGACGACGACGAGGACGCGGCCAGGAGGCCGGAGGGCCGGGCGCGGGAGAGCGGCGGCAGCGGAGCCCTCCGTCCCGGCCCGGCGTCCgcgctggcgctgctgctgctgctggccttcCTCTGA